A DNA window from Agrobacterium tumefaciens contains the following coding sequences:
- a CDS encoding cytochrome P450: MITSSISGTDQQFQNATQPKELDPDAVPVSRLDSEGHEIFAEWRPKRPFLRREDGVFLVLRADDIFLLGTDPRTRQIETELMLNRGVTGGAVFDLIRYSMLFSNGEVHVKRRSAFAKTFAFRMIDALRPEITKLTEQLWDDVQRVDDFDFAEMYASKLPALTIASVLGLPFGDAPFFTRLVYKVSRCLSPSWGEDDFPEIEASAVELQDYVRAVVADRSRRISDDFLSCYLKAVREEGTLSPIEEIMQLVFLILAGSDATRNAMVMLPTLLLQNPVVWSSLCHDQSGVAAAVEEGLRFEPSVGSFPRLALEDIDLDGYVLPKGSFLALSIMSGLRDERHYEHPQLFDIKRKQMRRHLGFGAGVHRCLGEALARIELQEGLGTLLRRAPSLRVTGDWPRMIGHGGARRATGMTVNLGVDR, translated from the coding sequence ATGATCACGAGCAGCATTTCTGGGACCGACCAGCAGTTTCAAAACGCCACGCAGCCAAAAGAGCTCGATCCTGATGCTGTTCCTGTAAGCAGGCTTGATTCTGAAGGCCATGAAATTTTTGCTGAATGGCGACCTAAGCGCCCGTTCCTTCGGAGGGAGGACGGCGTCTTTTTGGTTCTCCGCGCGGATGATATCTTTCTGCTGGGCACCGATCCTCGTACGAGGCAAATAGAAACAGAACTCATGTTAAATCGAGGCGTAACCGGCGGCGCCGTTTTCGACTTAATCCGCTACAGCATGCTCTTTTCAAACGGCGAGGTTCATGTGAAACGGCGCTCAGCCTTTGCGAAGACCTTTGCATTCCGGATGATCGACGCGCTACGCCCGGAGATCACGAAGTTAACGGAGCAGTTGTGGGACGATGTACAGAGAGTTGACGATTTTGACTTTGCTGAAATGTATGCGTCGAAATTGCCTGCGCTAACGATTGCCAGTGTACTTGGTTTGCCATTTGGGGATGCACCTTTCTTCACGCGACTTGTCTACAAAGTTTCGCGCTGCTTGAGTCCTTCGTGGGGAGAAGACGATTTTCCGGAGATTGAGGCTTCTGCCGTCGAGCTCCAGGATTATGTCCGGGCAGTGGTAGCGGATCGCAGCCGACGTATAAGCGATGACTTCCTCTCTTGCTACTTGAAAGCGGTGCGGGAAGAAGGAACGCTTTCACCCATCGAGGAGATCATGCAATTGGTGTTTCTCATACTCGCCGGAAGCGATGCAACTCGTAACGCGATGGTGATGCTGCCGACTCTTTTGCTGCAAAATCCTGTTGTCTGGTCCTCTCTATGCCACGATCAATCCGGCGTCGCGGCCGCAGTGGAGGAAGGGCTCCGCTTCGAGCCATCAGTTGGGTCTTTCCCGCGGTTGGCGCTCGAAGATATTGATCTGGATGGGTACGTATTGCCAAAGGGAAGTTTCCTAGCCCTAAGCATCATGTCCGGCCTGCGGGACGAGAGACACTACGAGCATCCTCAGCTTTTTGACATAAAACGCAAACAAATGCGCAGGCACCTCGGATTTGGCGCGGGTGTGCATCGGTGCCTCGGCGAAGCTCTGGCGCGGATTGAATTGCAAGAAGGACTTGGAACACTTCTGCGCCGCGCGCCGAGCCTTAGGGTGACAGGCGACTGGCCACGGATGATAGGTCACGGGGGTGCACGGCGCGCCACGGGGATGACAGTCAATCTGGGCGTCGATCGGTGA